Proteins encoded together in one Onychomys torridus chromosome 1, mOncTor1.1, whole genome shotgun sequence window:
- the LOC118573568 gene encoding olfactory receptor 10A2, with amino-acid sequence MPMDAGNWSRVTEFVLMSFSSLPTEIQTLLFLAFLAIYLVTLLGNSLIILVTLADPMLQSPMYFFLRNLSFIEIGFNLVIVPKMLGTLIAQDTSISFLGCAIQMYFFFFFGVAECFLLATMAYDRYVAICSPLHYPVIMNQGTRAKLAAASWCPGFPVATVQTTWLFSFPFCATNKVNHFFCDSPPVLRLVCADTARFEVYAIVGTILVVMIPCLLILCSYTRIAASILKIPSAKGKHKAFSTCSSHLLVVSLFYVSLSLTYFRPKSNNSPESKKLLSLSYTVVTPLLNPIIYSLRNNEVKNALSRTFHKALALRNLIL; translated from the coding sequence ATGCCCATGGATGCAGGAAACTGGTCAAGAGTAACTGAGTTTGTCCTCATGAGCTTCTCTTCCCTGCCTACTGAAATACAGACCTTGCTCTTCCTGGCATTTCTAGCCATCTACCTGGTCACTCTGCTGGGAAACAGCCTCATCATTCTGGTAACCTTGGCTGATCCCATGCTGCAAAGCccaatgtacttcttcctcaggaacttgtCCTTCATAGAGATTGGCTTCAACCTGGTCATTGTGCCCAAAATGTTGGGGACCTTGATTGCCCAGGACACAAGCATCTCCTTCCTTGGCTGTGCCATTCAgatgtatttcttcttcttctttggagTGGCTGAATGCTTCCTCCTGGCCACCATGGCATATGACCGCTATGTAGCCATCTGCAGTCCCTTGCACTACCCAGTCATCATGAACCAAGGAACACGTGCCAAACTGGCTGCTGCCTCCTGGTGTCCAGGATTCCCTGTAGCCACTGTGCAGACCACATGGCTCTTCAGTTTTCCATTCTGTGCCACCAACAAGGTTAACCACTTCTTCTGTGACAGCCCGCCTGTGCTGAGGCTGGTCTGTGCAGACACAGCACGGTTTGAGGTCTATGCCATTGTTGGCACCATTCTGGTTGTCATGATACCCTGCTTGCTGATCCTGTGTTCCTACACTCGAATTGCTGCTTCTATCCTCAAGATTCCATCAGCCAAAGGGAAGCAcaaagccttctccacctgctCCTCACATCTCCTTGTTGTCTCTCTTTTCTATGTGTCGTTAAGCCTCACTTACTTTAGGCCTAAATCAAATAATTCCCCTGAAAGTAAGAAATTATTATCATTGTCTTACACTGTTGTGACTCCTCTGTTGAACCCCATCATCTATAGCCTGAGAAATAATGAGGTGAAGAATGCTCTCAGTCGGACCTTCCACAAGGCCCTGGCCCTCAGAAACTTAATCCTTTAG